The Hyperthermus butylicus DSM 5456 genome includes a region encoding these proteins:
- a CDS encoding small multi-drug export protein codes for MPSTSVLTAIVLGLAPGFEPRYTLLLLAAMLGTAPAIAIAVVEVVMLSLALSLLVEKLEVLLERMGPRMPAAWLILERARRLAEKHRGLVERYGALGLAAFVAIPLPFTGMYTGSLVALILGFTRKERLVSLLAGGLASLVLVSTPLIAAENLL; via the coding sequence ATGCCCAGCACCAGCGTCTTGACAGCCATAGTGCTGGGGCTTGCGCCTGGCTTCGAGCCGCGCTATACGTTGCTACTACTCGCAGCTATGCTTGGCACAGCGCCAGCCATAGCTATTGCTGTTGTTGAGGTCGTCATGCTCTCCCTCGCACTCTCGCTCCTGGTTGAAAAGCTAGAGGTGTTGCTCGAGAGAATGGGGCCACGCATGCCAGCTGCATGGTTGATCCTCGAGAGGGCTAGAAGGCTCGCAGAGAAGCATAGGGGGCTCGTAGAGCGCTACGGCGCGCTTGGGCTGGCAGCCTTTGTCGCTATACCCCTACCATTCACGGGAATGTACACTGGCTCGCTTGTAGCGCTAATACTGGGGTTTACGAGGAAAGAGAGGCTGGTATCCCTACTCGCTGGTGGCCTGGCCTCGCTAGTGTTAGTATCGACACCTCTCATCGCCGCTGAGAATCTGCTGTGA
- a CDS encoding TIGR00266 family protein, translating into MKWRIDYRPAYAVLKVELEPGEEVWSEPGALMLLRGDVEVRTQSGGITSGLLRKLAGSESFFLNRYRARSRAEVWFAPSLPGDIDTIEVNGEWVIQDASYLAHYGDLKVTASFRGLRGLIAEGELFWLKVEGHGIVWVNSYGGIERVEVGPGERLVIDNYHFVAMPADTRYTVRKFGGLKTFLFGGEGFVIEVTGPATVYVQTRILPPFARLLARFLPKS; encoded by the coding sequence TTGAAATGGCGTATAGACTATCGTCCTGCTTATGCTGTGCTAAAGGTAGAGCTTGAACCCGGTGAGGAAGTCTGGAGCGAGCCTGGTGCATTGATGCTTCTCCGAGGCGATGTTGAGGTTAGAACTCAGAGTGGAGGCATTACCTCGGGTTTATTGCGCAAGCTGGCAGGCAGTGAAAGCTTCTTCCTTAACAGATACCGCGCCAGGAGTAGAGCGGAGGTATGGTTTGCACCGAGCTTGCCGGGAGATATTGACACGATAGAGGTTAATGGTGAATGGGTGATACAGGATGCGAGTTACCTTGCACACTATGGTGACCTAAAGGTTACAGCATCGTTTCGGGGGCTCCGTGGCCTTATAGCTGAAGGTGAGCTGTTCTGGCTCAAGGTTGAGGGGCATGGAATTGTATGGGTTAACAGTTATGGTGGTATTGAGAGGGTTGAGGTCGGTCCTGGAGAGAGGTTAGTAATCGACAACTACCACTTCGTAGCTATGCCAGCCGATACAAGGTATACTGTGAGAAAGTTTGGTGGACTCAAAACCTTCCTCTTCGGCGGCGAGGGCTTCGTCATAGAGGTTACTGGGCCCGCAACGGTCTACGTGCAAACGAGGATACTGCCGCCGTTCGCCAGGCTTCTAGCTAGGTTCCTGCCTAAGAGCTAA
- a CDS encoding RAD55 family ATPase has product MGEPNVKFGVPILDKLLPRGIPRRSLVIMVGDSGTGKSLITQLMAGSFLQRGEKVIYVCLDDDPESIVSSMESRGIEARRYAREGKLILVDAYASRYGLETEEYVAEKISSLDIHGVSSILARLADNNGIRDSGLVILDSLNSFAFRYEPSMLYDFLNMLRVSLAKKRGITTVATFHTPTQLYAEIAATLEHMADVYIIIRYHEEALEAGVAVRELLIKKAKGVPVMFGWVKFVITDEGILEAKVRKIEG; this is encoded by the coding sequence GTGGGAGAACCGAATGTAAAGTTTGGAGTTCCAATACTTGATAAGCTTCTCCCTCGGGGGATTCCTCGTCGCAGCCTCGTCATAATGGTTGGGGATAGCGGTACTGGGAAGTCGTTAATCACCCAGCTCATGGCAGGCAGTTTCCTACAGCGTGGCGAGAAAGTGATATACGTGTGCCTCGACGATGATCCTGAAAGCATTGTCTCCAGCATGGAGTCCCGTGGTATCGAGGCAAGACGTTATGCCCGTGAGGGCAAGCTAATACTTGTGGATGCATATGCTTCACGTTATGGGCTTGAAACGGAGGAGTATGTAGCCGAGAAAATTAGCAGCCTAGACATACATGGTGTTTCATCCATACTAGCAAGACTTGCAGATAACAATGGGATAAGGGACTCGGGGCTGGTGATTCTAGACAGCCTGAACTCTTTCGCCTTCCGGTACGAGCCCTCAATGCTATACGACTTCTTGAACATGCTCAGGGTTAGCCTTGCAAAGAAGAGGGGGATAACGACAGTGGCAACGTTCCATACGCCAACCCAGCTATATGCCGAGATAGCTGCCACACTAGAGCATATGGCTGACGTGTACATAATTATACGCTACCATGAAGAAGCCCTTGAGGCTGGTGTGGCTGTTCGCGAACTACTAATCAAGAAGGCTAAGGGTGTTCCAGTAATGTTTGGCTGGGTTAAGTTCGTAATAACTGATGAAGGTATACTCGAGGCGAAAGTTAGGAAGATTGAAGGATAA
- a CDS encoding acyl-CoA thioesterase, which produces MPQGSTLCLEATRATLLRPIYPRYTNRYGTLHGGRLAWWILESGSMAAMKASRGYVVLGAIDYLFILSPGRLGENLNVYSWVIGSTRHTLDVLTYATAEPVGGGEERPVSLSIQTYVAVDENVRPREHGVEVRPCSLEAEALTEIHRAWLEERRALVEERHKIASDTSRLTVPYHIESYQIVGPDSTFSLHNVLDASKLFYTIDQIAAIAAIKAARAPVVTASFDAAVFASPARVGNILRLEAGVTGVGRTSIEVLVKVVADDPVAERSATVAKLYTVLVSVGPDGRPSPPPVKPVVPEELQKGFMERKRVREEKRRKVREIIEALKSMLYLV; this is translated from the coding sequence ATGCCGCAAGGGTCTACCTTGTGTCTGGAGGCTACTAGAGCAACACTCCTACGTCCAATCTACCCTAGGTACACAAACCGATACGGTACGCTTCACGGTGGCAGACTGGCATGGTGGATTCTCGAGTCGGGCAGTATGGCTGCCATGAAGGCGTCGAGAGGCTATGTCGTTCTTGGCGCAATAGACTACCTCTTCATTCTCAGCCCGGGCCGACTCGGAGAAAATCTAAACGTATACTCGTGGGTCATAGGCTCCACTAGACATACACTAGACGTGCTTACCTATGCAACAGCCGAGCCGGTAGGCGGCGGCGAGGAACGCCCGGTAAGCCTCAGCATACAAACATACGTTGCCGTCGACGAGAACGTAAGGCCCCGCGAGCATGGAGTCGAGGTTAGGCCTTGTAGTCTTGAGGCTGAAGCACTGACTGAGATACATAGAGCTTGGCTCGAGGAGAGGCGAGCCCTGGTAGAAGAGAGGCATAAGATAGCATCAGATACTTCAAGGTTGACAGTTCCCTACCACATAGAGTCGTATCAGATCGTAGGCCCAGACTCGACCTTCTCTCTACACAACGTGCTTGACGCCTCCAAGCTCTTCTACACTATCGACCAAATAGCGGCAATAGCAGCGATAAAGGCGGCCAGGGCCCCTGTGGTTACAGCCAGCTTTGACGCGGCGGTATTCGCGTCTCCAGCCCGTGTAGGTAACATACTGCGCCTTGAGGCGGGCGTAACCGGTGTAGGAAGAACAAGCATCGAGGTGCTAGTGAAAGTAGTCGCAGATGATCCTGTTGCTGAAAGAAGCGCTACCGTAGCTAAGCTGTACACTGTACTCGTTTCAGTAGGGCCAGACGGTAGGCCGAGCCCTCCACCCGTCAAGCCCGTGGTCCCGGAGGAGCTACAGAAAGGCTTCATGGAGAGGAAGAGGGTGAGAGAAGAGAAGAGGAGAAAGGTTAGAGAAATAATAGAAGCGTTGAAGTCAATGCTCTACCTTGTCTAG
- a CDS encoding TIGR00269 family protein, translated as MARCAICGRPAIYVSRASGMAFCEKHFLEYFDRKVRRTLRRYKLFGPEEKIVVAVSGGKDSMSLLHYLLRLSKRVPGWRVAALLVDEGIRGYREYTIERFLRFVEEHGVEYRIARFRDEFGYTLDEIVKIGKERGLPYLPCTYCGVFRRYLMNKTAREMGATVVATAHNLDDLVQTYLMNVFNNDWDKIARLGPISGPGTHPRFVRKVKPFYEVLEKETTIYAVINGLYTGFEECPYARLSVRWYIRRMLNELEERSPGVKYSLLRSLQTAIRILEEAGRVKTGDEEEGPYTCAICGEPSAHPICRACQLRLELGILKLSEERLRSLPEAARRMALEAMNRWSR; from the coding sequence GTGGCTAGGTGCGCTATCTGCGGGAGGCCCGCGATCTATGTGTCCCGTGCTTCCGGGATGGCTTTCTGCGAGAAGCACTTCCTAGAGTACTTTGACAGGAAGGTCCGGAGGACCCTCCGGCGCTACAAGCTGTTTGGCCCCGAGGAGAAGATTGTTGTTGCAGTGTCGGGCGGCAAGGATTCTATGTCGTTGCTCCACTATCTGCTCCGCCTCTCAAAGCGTGTGCCTGGCTGGAGGGTTGCAGCACTCCTAGTTGACGAGGGTATCCGCGGATACCGCGAGTACACAATTGAGCGGTTCCTACGGTTCGTGGAGGAGCACGGCGTTGAGTATAGGATTGCACGGTTCCGGGACGAGTTTGGCTACACCCTGGATGAGATAGTTAAGATTGGCAAGGAGCGGGGGCTTCCATATCTTCCATGCACGTACTGTGGCGTGTTCCGCCGCTATCTTATGAACAAGACTGCAAGAGAGATGGGTGCTACCGTTGTAGCTACAGCACACAATCTCGACGACTTAGTGCAAACCTACCTGATGAACGTGTTTAACAACGACTGGGACAAAATTGCGAGGCTCGGCCCAATCTCGGGGCCGGGTACGCATCCCAGGTTTGTCCGGAAGGTTAAGCCATTCTACGAAGTACTTGAGAAGGAAACAACTATCTACGCTGTAATCAACGGGCTTTACACGGGCTTCGAGGAGTGTCCATATGCGAGGCTAAGTGTACGCTGGTATATCCGGAGAATGTTAAACGAGCTTGAGGAGAGATCACCTGGTGTAAAGTACTCGCTGCTTCGCAGCCTCCAGACCGCCATAAGGATCCTTGAGGAGGCTGGAAGGGTTAAGACAGGGGATGAGGAGGAGGGACCCTACACATGCGCCATTTGTGGCGAGCCCTCGGCCCACCCGATATGCCGTGCCTGCCAGCTACGCTTAGAGCTCGGGATTCTGAAGCTTAGTGAGGAAAGACTGAGAAGCCTACCCGAGGCAGCTAGGCGCATGGCTCTAGAAGCTATGAACCGTTGGAGCCGCTAG
- a CDS encoding MoaD/ThiS family protein, protein MPRVRLNILGNGVREVEVAEGARVADVLREAGLLSTEYVVVKGGRVVAEDEPVADGDELILYPVVSGG, encoded by the coding sequence TTGCCGCGTGTTAGGCTTAACATACTCGGCAACGGTGTTAGAGAGGTTGAAGTCGCCGAAGGTGCCAGGGTTGCTGACGTGCTTCGCGAAGCAGGGCTTCTCTCTACAGAGTACGTGGTTGTTAAAGGGGGAAGAGTTGTAGCTGAGGATGAGCCTGTAGCTGATGGAGACGAGCTGATACTGTACCCGGTGGTGTCGGGTGGCTAG
- the gatA gene encoding Asp-tRNA(Asn)/Glu-tRNA(Gln) amidotransferase subunit GatA, translating into MERLYAEPAWRITSLLVSGDVSVEDYVGSIYERIEKLEDKINAYITLRPRELVEAEARKAVEKARRGEKLPLAGVLVAVKDNIHVEGLPVTCGSRMLEKYVAPYDATVVSRLRAAGAVIIGKTNMDEFAMGSTGENSAYGATRNPWSLDRVPGGSSSGTAAALAAGMATLGLGSDTGGSIRMPCAWTGLYGVKPTYGLVSRYGLVAYADSLEQIGPMARNVRDLALLLETIAGFDPRDSTSLPVEKVELLGAVEKGYGEGLRGLRVGVVEEFLEHEGVDESVKKLVERAAELLGEAEAVVEPVRLGREVLEYSLPAYYVVAMAEASSNLARYDGVRYGPKEPPEPWESWNQYYSRIRGKYFGREVKLRIMLGAWMLSSGYKDQYYVRALKLRALVRRRLLQLLQAHDLLLAPAVVTPPPRLGEVVEDPAKMYALDLATVTANLAGIPAGTAPVGYVDGVPLGVQLMARPLAEQTLIQGLAALERLSGLHNLVAEPAT; encoded by the coding sequence TTGGAGCGGCTCTACGCCGAGCCTGCATGGAGGATTACCAGCCTACTAGTCTCCGGCGATGTGTCTGTCGAGGATTATGTTGGCTCTATCTACGAGAGGATTGAAAAGCTCGAGGATAAGATTAACGCGTACATTACTCTTAGGCCTCGGGAGCTGGTAGAGGCTGAAGCTAGGAAGGCTGTGGAGAAGGCTCGGCGGGGGGAGAAGCTTCCCCTAGCTGGTGTGCTGGTTGCTGTCAAGGATAACATCCATGTTGAGGGCTTACCCGTGACATGCGGTTCAAGAATGCTGGAGAAGTATGTGGCACCCTACGACGCTACTGTCGTCTCCAGGCTGCGTGCTGCTGGCGCAGTAATCATCGGCAAGACTAACATGGATGAGTTTGCGATGGGGTCTACTGGCGAGAACAGCGCCTATGGGGCAACAAGGAACCCGTGGAGCCTGGATCGTGTGCCTGGTGGGAGCAGCAGCGGGACGGCCGCTGCGCTCGCTGCTGGCATGGCGACGCTGGGTCTTGGCAGCGACACGGGCGGCAGCATAAGGATGCCATGCGCATGGACAGGGCTCTACGGTGTTAAGCCGACCTACGGGCTCGTATCCCGCTACGGACTCGTGGCCTACGCTGATAGCCTAGAGCAGATAGGCCCCATGGCCCGTAACGTTAGGGATTTGGCTTTGCTACTGGAGACGATAGCAGGGTTTGACCCGAGGGACTCTACGAGCCTGCCAGTCGAGAAGGTTGAGCTACTGGGGGCGGTTGAGAAGGGCTACGGTGAGGGGCTACGGGGGCTAAGGGTTGGAGTCGTGGAGGAGTTCCTAGAGCATGAAGGTGTTGACGAGTCTGTGAAGAAACTTGTTGAGAGGGCTGCCGAGCTGCTGGGCGAGGCCGAAGCTGTTGTTGAGCCCGTGAGACTTGGAAGAGAGGTGCTAGAGTACAGCCTCCCCGCATACTACGTGGTAGCAATGGCTGAAGCAAGCAGCAACCTTGCAAGATACGACGGGGTACGTTACGGACCTAAGGAGCCTCCAGAGCCGTGGGAGAGCTGGAACCAATACTACTCGAGGATACGCGGCAAGTACTTTGGCAGGGAGGTCAAGCTCCGCATAATGCTTGGCGCATGGATGCTTAGCAGCGGCTACAAGGACCAATACTATGTCCGCGCACTCAAACTACGGGCACTGGTGCGCAGGAGACTACTACAGCTCCTCCAGGCACATGACCTACTCCTAGCACCAGCCGTCGTTACACCGCCCCCTAGGCTCGGCGAGGTAGTGGAGGATCCTGCAAAGATGTATGCGTTAGACCTTGCAACAGTTACCGCAAACCTAGCTGGCATACCGGCTGGCACAGCACCTGTTGGCTACGTGGATGGGGTGCCGCTAGGGGTACAGCTCATGGCTCGGCCCCTCGCCGAACAAACACTCATCCAGGGCCTCGCAGCCCTCGAGAGGCTATCCGGGCTCCATAACCTTGTAGCCGAGCCTGCCACCTAG
- a CDS encoding Cdc6/Cdc18 family protein: MPYLPALEACVLGVLVEDILEEIFERVVKSRIFRNRDILSPDYIPDRLPHRENEIRKVASVLAQALKGSKPSNLFIYGLTGTGKTAVTLYVLRRLEAKARQLGVPVRFSYVNTRQRDTPYKVLADIASSIGVRVPFTGLSTAEVYARIVRGLSRMQGVLIVVLDEVDWLVRRRGDDLLYKLTRIGYELPPGAAKVSIVGITNDVRFVELLDARVRSSLGEEEIVFPPYNAEQLRDILWERAREAFQPGAVDDSVISYCAALAAREHGDARRALDLLRVAGEVAERENADKVTIEHVKKAWSQLERDRVLEVVSTLPLHARLVLLAAIASGAANGYTTTGELYAAYRELASAVGVESVTQRRVSDIINELDMLGILSARVVSRGRYGKTRIITLAADRDTVLEALRRDSRLSELVENLQNPRG, from the coding sequence ATGCCGTATCTTCCAGCACTTGAAGCATGCGTATTGGGGGTTCTGGTGGAGGATATTCTGGAGGAGATATTTGAGCGTGTTGTGAAGTCGCGTATCTTCCGGAACAGGGACATACTGAGCCCCGACTATATACCCGATAGGCTGCCCCACCGTGAGAACGAGATACGCAAGGTTGCCAGTGTTCTGGCTCAGGCGTTGAAGGGTAGTAAGCCCAGCAACCTATTCATCTACGGGCTCACGGGGACGGGGAAGACAGCGGTAACCCTCTACGTGTTGCGGAGGCTTGAGGCTAAGGCTAGGCAGCTTGGTGTTCCCGTGAGATTCTCCTACGTGAACACCAGGCAGAGGGATACACCGTACAAGGTGCTGGCGGACATAGCCTCCTCGATAGGCGTCCGTGTCCCGTTCACCGGGCTTTCAACTGCAGAGGTCTACGCTAGGATTGTCCGGGGATTGTCGAGGATGCAGGGTGTGCTCATCGTTGTGCTTGACGAGGTTGACTGGCTTGTCCGCCGTAGGGGCGACGACCTACTATACAAGCTGACGAGGATAGGCTATGAGTTGCCGCCTGGGGCCGCGAAGGTCTCAATAGTCGGGATAACGAACGATGTCCGGTTCGTAGAGTTGCTCGATGCACGTGTCCGGAGTAGCCTCGGGGAGGAGGAGATAGTGTTCCCGCCCTATAACGCTGAGCAGCTACGTGACATACTGTGGGAGAGAGCTAGGGAGGCCTTTCAGCCGGGCGCCGTAGACGACTCCGTGATATCCTACTGCGCAGCGCTGGCAGCTAGGGAGCATGGTGATGCACGCCGGGCCCTGGACCTCTTGAGGGTTGCGGGTGAGGTTGCTGAGAGGGAGAATGCCGATAAAGTCACCATTGAGCATGTAAAGAAGGCTTGGAGCCAGCTTGAGAGGGATAGAGTGTTAGAGGTTGTCTCGACGCTGCCACTCCATGCCCGTCTAGTGCTCCTAGCTGCCATTGCGAGCGGTGCTGCGAACGGGTACACTACTACCGGCGAGCTATACGCGGCCTACCGGGAGCTGGCTTCAGCCGTGGGAGTGGAGAGCGTTACACAGCGGAGAGTTAGCGATATCATCAACGAGCTGGATATGCTAGGCATTCTCTCGGCAAGGGTTGTAAGCAGAGGCCGCTACGGCAAGACAAGAATCATAACGCTTGCGGCTGACCGTGACACTGTACTGGAGGCGTTGAGGAGGGATTCAAGGCTTAGCGAGCTGGTTGAAAACTTACAAAACCCTAGAGGTTAG
- a CDS encoding HAD family hydrolase → MAGIRLVSFDVWNTLLRFEAIAGFIVEGLSEATGKPLSAVRTAFERARAEAKRARLRGEGGNPLLESQEMLAVALDAPLDRVRRGIAIGLLRAIEHVEEIVYPEALQALETAARIAGKVAVLGNVLFWPGSYTRLLLEKARLEHFIDFQLYADEIGLYKPDRRAFLQLCKEADVDPGEAVHVGDELTEDVAGALSAGMMAVWVNRSLREPVYMPEARLAAIPSLTLLGEALQRLTH, encoded by the coding sequence TTGGCGGGTATTAGGCTTGTATCGTTTGATGTGTGGAATACGCTACTACGCTTTGAGGCAATTGCTGGATTTATTGTTGAGGGCTTGTCGGAGGCTACTGGGAAGCCTCTTAGCGCTGTGAGGACAGCCTTTGAGAGGGCTCGTGCAGAGGCTAAAAGGGCAAGGCTTAGGGGTGAGGGTGGCAATCCGCTGCTAGAGTCTCAAGAAATGCTTGCTGTGGCACTTGATGCTCCGCTGGATCGTGTCCGGCGGGGCATCGCTATCGGACTGCTACGGGCTATAGAGCATGTGGAGGAGATAGTTTACCCGGAAGCCCTCCAGGCTCTCGAAACAGCTGCAAGGATTGCTGGGAAGGTTGCTGTTCTGGGCAACGTGTTGTTCTGGCCCGGCAGCTATACAAGGCTATTGCTGGAGAAGGCCAGGCTTGAACACTTCATAGACTTCCAGCTCTATGCAGACGAGATTGGGCTCTACAAGCCCGATCGTAGAGCGTTTCTCCAGCTGTGCAAGGAGGCGGATGTAGATCCTGGAGAGGCTGTCCATGTCGGCGACGAGCTAACGGAGGATGTTGCTGGTGCTCTCTCGGCAGGCATGATGGCTGTCTGGGTTAACCGGAGCCTCAGGGAGCCAGTCTACATGCCCGAGGCCAGGCTAGCAGCTATACCGAGCCTGACACTCCTTGGGGAGGCGCTGCAGAGGCTTACACACTAA
- the tsaA gene encoding tRNA (N6-threonylcarbamoyladenosine(37)-N6)-methyltransferase TrmO, giving the protein MELEIRLQPIGVVRVDASDEEVKKALHGVEGVIEVFPEYEAGLNGIEGFSHIIVIAYLHKVTDEQRSVLRVRHRRLERLGVDLTGIPEVGVFCTDSPHRPNPIALSIVELVERKGRFLRVRGLDLFDGTPVLDIKGYDRTRCIREIRVPWWLEELEKRVGRVLGEPSFL; this is encoded by the coding sequence ATGGAGTTGGAGATTAGGCTTCAGCCTATTGGTGTGGTTCGTGTTGATGCTAGTGACGAGGAGGTGAAGAAGGCTTTACATGGCGTTGAAGGGGTTATAGAGGTTTTCCCGGAGTATGAGGCAGGGCTGAATGGTATTGAAGGGTTTTCCCACATAATAGTTATAGCGTACCTACACAAAGTCACGGATGAGCAGAGGAGTGTCCTCCGGGTGCGACACCGTAGGCTTGAAAGGCTAGGTGTCGACCTTACCGGTATACCTGAGGTTGGCGTCTTCTGCACAGACTCGCCGCACCGGCCCAACCCTATAGCATTGAGTATAGTCGAACTAGTCGAGAGGAAGGGTAGGTTCCTAAGGGTACGAGGTCTAGACCTCTTCGATGGTACACCTGTATTGGACATTAAGGGATACGATAGGACGAGGTGTATTAGGGAGATTAGGGTTCCCTGGTGGCTTGAAGAGCTCGAGAAAAGGGTTGGACGAGTACTGGGTGAGCCAAGCTTTCTCTGA
- a CDS encoding SLC13 family permease, with protein MVSEALSLLVFLATIVAINARIIDETVVALVGLTAMVVLAGYRPDDAFHAVDWNVIMILLGMWMITAYLNRAGFSEAVVRFVSRRVRDYRLFLVYLMLIAGFISMFVDNVLVILLLGSMVIEAARRNGANIGLAVLMIGFSANFMGTALLMGDLPPQLLHSVAGAEFLDFIWSRGKPSSFPLLTITFLAVTGLMYFLFIRREPSMLQLPETSSSGVGADRRLLNISVFFFAATVAAMALRPLLGVPLGFITIAGASLLALTVEVWRRLGGRVPSFEEIIGDVEWRALMFYALLFSLVGGLEESGVLRRAAEHLQPYVQAGGVAAYTVFYWVTGLLSTMIEHDALLLTFLYIVRNAANLAGVDAWPLYWAMAWAATLGSNATIVAAPALYVAVTMAEKAGHRISPREFLRYSLTYATASLVIHYLLTLPLWGT; from the coding sequence ATGGTCTCGGAGGCACTGTCGCTACTGGTATTCCTAGCAACTATTGTCGCGATAAATGCCAGGATTATCGATGAAACGGTTGTCGCTCTAGTCGGGCTTACAGCGATGGTCGTGCTGGCGGGTTATCGGCCGGATGACGCCTTTCACGCTGTGGACTGGAATGTTATAATGATACTGCTCGGTATGTGGATGATAACAGCCTACCTTAACCGTGCAGGGTTTTCGGAGGCTGTAGTACGTTTCGTCTCTAGGAGGGTTAGGGACTACCGTCTATTCCTGGTATATCTCATGCTCATAGCTGGCTTTATATCGATGTTCGTCGATAATGTGCTTGTAATCCTCCTCCTAGGCTCAATGGTCATAGAGGCTGCTCGGAGGAATGGGGCGAACATAGGCCTAGCGGTACTCATGATAGGGTTCTCTGCGAACTTCATGGGTACAGCCTTGTTGATGGGTGATTTGCCGCCTCAGCTTCTCCACAGTGTGGCAGGTGCAGAATTCCTAGACTTCATATGGAGCCGTGGCAAGCCTAGCAGCTTCCCACTACTCACGATTACATTCCTCGCTGTAACTGGGTTGATGTACTTCCTCTTCATAAGGCGTGAACCTTCGATGCTCCAGCTGCCAGAGACTAGTAGCAGTGGAGTGGGGGCTGATCGGAGGCTTCTAAACATCTCGGTATTCTTCTTCGCGGCAACCGTAGCCGCTATGGCTCTAAGGCCCTTGCTCGGCGTGCCCCTGGGCTTCATAACCATTGCTGGTGCCTCGCTGCTAGCACTAACTGTTGAGGTTTGGAGACGGCTAGGAGGCAGAGTACCGTCCTTTGAGGAGATTATCGGCGATGTGGAGTGGCGTGCGCTAATGTTCTACGCGCTCCTATTCAGCCTCGTAGGCGGGCTCGAGGAGTCCGGTGTGCTGCGGCGAGCTGCCGAGCACCTACAACCCTACGTTCAGGCCGGCGGCGTAGCCGCCTATACGGTGTTCTACTGGGTCACCGGGCTTCTATCAACGATGATTGAGCATGATGCTCTTCTTCTCACATTCCTCTACATAGTCCGTAATGCTGCAAACCTCGCGGGGGTCGATGCGTGGCCCCTCTACTGGGCCATGGCGTGGGCTGCAACTCTAGGCAGCAACGCGACGATAGTAGCAGCCCCAGCACTATACGTTGCAGTAACCATGGCCGAGAAGGCGGGCCACAGAATATCACCCAGAGAGTTCCTACGCTACTCCCTCACATACGCTACAGCCTCGCTAGTCATACACTACCTCCTAACACTACCGCTCTGGGGCACCTAG
- a CDS encoding GNAT family N-acetyltransferase, with amino-acid sequence MNSLLQRLSDKYGSIIVQLHGSSTRLSWGFKAVLEHNGYNARGKTYIDMAIDSPRLFKPYHAPGVRVVELGEQHAADYAEVEATRGRKLSPEEASRLLRTLGCYGAYVEGVLASIACTYIRMHDIWLIGNVYTRPEYRGRGLAKAVTSTVTARALACGAKPLLHVEAGNKPAIRVYARLGYRALRARPWIFAHRATL; translated from the coding sequence TTGAACTCCCTTCTCCAGAGGCTTAGCGACAAGTATGGAAGTATCATTGTGCAGCTTCACGGCTCCTCGACAAGGCTCAGCTGGGGCTTCAAGGCTGTACTCGAGCACAACGGCTACAATGCCAGGGGGAAAACCTATATTGACATGGCCATAGACTCGCCCAGACTCTTCAAGCCCTACCATGCCCCGGGCGTACGCGTGGTAGAGCTTGGGGAGCAGCATGCAGCAGACTATGCAGAGGTTGAGGCCACCCGTGGCAGGAAGCTAAGCCCCGAAGAGGCCTCGAGGCTGCTCAGAACTCTGGGCTGCTATGGCGCCTACGTCGAGGGCGTTCTAGCCTCCATAGCATGTACATACATCCGGATGCACGATATATGGCTCATAGGCAACGTCTACACGAGGCCGGAATACCGTGGACGAGGCTTAGCAAAGGCCGTCACGAGTACGGTTACGGCTAGAGCCCTAGCCTGTGGTGCTAAGCCCCTGCTGCATGTTGAGGCAGGCAACAAGCCAGCCATAAGGGTCTATGCGCGGCTCGGCTATAGAGCCCTAAGAGCTAGACCGTGGATATTCGCGCATCGGGCCACGCTGTAA